The following proteins are encoded in a genomic region of Tuberibacillus sp. Marseille-P3662:
- a CDS encoding bifunctional metallophosphatase/5'-nucleotidase produces MDEITLTILETSDVHGNVFPINYGTNQHADVGLAKISTLIKQEKAKNEATLVLDNGDVIQGTPFTYHYARMNNNQENPMTLAMNQIGYEASVFGNHEFNYGRDLLDRTVQASQFPWLAANIVDDTTGEPFYGQPYIIKTFPSGLKVAVLGLTTQYIPNWEQQDHIQGMEFKDVVVTAKTWVPYIKEQETPDVMIISYHGGFERDLDTGEATEKLTGENQGYQLCQEVEGIDILLTGHQHRLIADQTINGVTVLQPGNNGIVLGKVIVDLAHDGDKWKIVDTQSQLLSTGGVNPDQTILETVTSYEQATQAWLDQPIGTIKGDMVVHDPLAIRLQDNPLIEFINQVQMDVAGVNISHTALFNNDSPGFPSHVTMRDVVSNYIYPNTLQVIRISGQDIKDALEQSATYFKQYNGSDIEINERFTTPKPQHYNYDMWEGIDYTIDIRRPEGERITQLDYQGAPVQMNETYDVVMNNYRAGGGGDYLMYKDKPVIKDIQTDMSELIANYILRHKEIEATVDGNWKVIY; encoded by the coding sequence ATGGATGAGATCACATTAACGATTCTTGAGACGAGTGATGTTCACGGTAATGTCTTTCCAATCAATTATGGTACGAATCAGCATGCAGATGTAGGATTGGCTAAAATATCGACATTGATTAAACAGGAGAAAGCCAAAAATGAAGCCACATTAGTTTTGGATAATGGTGATGTGATTCAAGGGACGCCGTTCACATATCATTATGCACGTATGAACAATAATCAAGAGAACCCGATGACACTTGCCATGAATCAGATAGGCTATGAGGCCAGTGTCTTTGGCAATCATGAATTCAACTATGGACGGGATTTGCTTGATCGCACTGTGCAGGCATCACAATTCCCGTGGCTAGCGGCGAATATTGTGGATGACACAACCGGCGAACCGTTCTACGGACAGCCTTATATCATTAAAACATTCCCGTCAGGCTTAAAGGTGGCAGTTCTAGGACTGACGACTCAATATATCCCGAACTGGGAGCAGCAAGACCATATTCAAGGCATGGAATTTAAAGATGTTGTCGTGACCGCGAAGACGTGGGTGCCTTACATAAAAGAACAAGAAACGCCTGATGTCATGATTATTTCCTATCATGGCGGGTTTGAACGGGACTTAGATACAGGTGAGGCAACGGAGAAGCTTACAGGCGAAAACCAAGGCTACCAATTGTGTCAAGAAGTTGAGGGGATAGATATCCTTTTGACCGGTCATCAGCATCGTCTCATTGCTGATCAAACGATCAATGGCGTGACTGTGCTTCAGCCGGGAAATAACGGGATTGTTTTAGGAAAAGTGATCGTTGACTTAGCTCATGACGGTGACAAGTGGAAGATTGTGGACACACAGTCACAGCTACTGTCAACCGGGGGTGTAAATCCCGATCAGACCATTTTAGAGACTGTCACATCATATGAACAAGCAACGCAGGCGTGGCTTGACCAGCCTATCGGAACTATTAAAGGTGACATGGTCGTCCATGATCCGCTGGCGATCCGGTTGCAAGACAATCCATTGATTGAATTTATTAATCAAGTCCAGATGGATGTGGCCGGTGTTAACATTTCGCATACCGCTTTGTTCAACAATGATTCGCCCGGATTTCCGAGCCATGTGACCATGCGTGATGTTGTTTCCAATTATATCTATCCGAACACGTTACAGGTGATCCGTATCAGCGGTCAAGATATAAAAGATGCGTTAGAGCAATCGGCGACTTATTTTAAACAGTACAACGGCAGTGATATTGAAATTAATGAACGGTTCACGACCCCGAAGCCGCAGCATTATAATTATGACATGTGGGAAGGGATTGATTATACCATCGATATTCGTCGTCCTGAGGGTGAGCGCATCACGCAGTTGGATTATCAAGGCGCCCCCGTACAAATGAACGAAACCTATGATGTTGTCATGAATAATTATCGTGCGGGTGGCGGTGGCGACTATTTAATGTATAAGGATAAGCCTGTGATCAAAGACATTCAGACTGATATGTCTGAGCTGATCGCTAACTATATTTTAAGACACAAGGAAATCGAAGCCACGGTTGATGGTAATTGGAAAGTGATTTATTAG
- a CDS encoding uracil-DNA glycosylase: MTAILENDWQNHVGSEFEKDYYQKLRVFLKQEYARMPVYPDMYDIFNALHYTTYENTKVVIIGQDPYHGPGQAHGLSFSVQPGVKQPPSLQNIFKEMQSDLGHSIPNHGCLTSWAKSGVLLLNTVLTVRQGTPNAHKGMGWETFTDTVISKLNARERPVVFILWGRNAQAKSTLITSPQHLIIKSPHPSPFSANRGFFGSRPFSRTNAFLRENGIEEVDWRLTNL, encoded by the coding sequence ATGACTGCCATTTTGGAGAATGATTGGCAAAACCACGTCGGCTCCGAGTTTGAAAAAGACTATTACCAGAAATTACGGGTGTTTTTAAAGCAGGAATATGCTCGTATGCCGGTGTACCCTGACATGTACGATATTTTTAATGCGCTTCACTATACGACCTATGAAAACACTAAAGTGGTTATTATTGGACAGGACCCTTATCATGGTCCGGGACAAGCGCACGGTCTTAGTTTTTCCGTTCAGCCCGGGGTCAAGCAACCCCCTTCCCTGCAAAATATTTTTAAAGAGATGCAATCGGATCTGGGCCATTCGATACCGAACCATGGTTGCTTGACGAGTTGGGCGAAATCAGGTGTACTATTGTTGAACACGGTATTAACGGTTCGTCAGGGCACACCGAATGCCCACAAAGGCATGGGCTGGGAAACGTTCACGGATACCGTCATAAGCAAATTAAATGCAAGAGAGCGTCCAGTTGTGTTTATACTATGGGGTAGGAATGCGCAAGCAAAAAGCACGCTGATCACTTCCCCGCAGCACTTAATTATTAAGTCGCCGCACCCGAGCCCATTTTCAGCCAATCGGGGCTTTTTCGGCAGCCGCCCGTTTTCACGGACGAATGCTTTTTTACGAGAGAACGGTATTGAGGAAGTGGATTGGCGGCTCACAAATCTTTAA
- a CDS encoding aldo/keto reductase, translating to MSLSLDSTVKLNNGVEMPWFGLGVYKVEDGKEVHTSVQSALQNGYRAIDTASFYQNEEGVGQAIKASGVPRDDIFVTTKVWNDEQGYESTLEAFENSRKKLGLDVIDLYLIHWPIKGKFKDTWRAMEKLYNDGKVRAIGVSNFKVHHLEELLADATVKPVINQIELHPRLTQEDVREFCQKNEILVEAWSPLMRGKVFDDPVIESLSKKYNKSPAQIILRWDLQSNIVTIPKSVHEERIKQNADIFDFELSQEDIEQIDALNRDERVGPDPDNMS from the coding sequence ATGTCACTGAGTCTTGATAGTACAGTGAAATTGAATAATGGTGTCGAGATGCCATGGTTTGGTCTTGGTGTCTACAAAGTGGAAGACGGAAAAGAAGTACATACAAGTGTCCAATCAGCCTTGCAGAACGGCTATCGCGCAATTGATACCGCATCCTTCTATCAAAATGAAGAAGGCGTTGGTCAAGCGATTAAAGCCTCTGGTGTTCCACGCGATGACATATTTGTAACCACTAAAGTTTGGAATGATGAGCAAGGCTATGAATCAACATTAGAAGCCTTTGAAAATTCTAGAAAGAAACTTGGACTGGATGTGATTGATCTTTACCTCATCCACTGGCCTATTAAAGGCAAGTTCAAAGACACTTGGCGCGCAATGGAGAAACTCTATAATGACGGTAAAGTTCGGGCCATTGGCGTTAGTAACTTCAAAGTTCACCATTTAGAAGAGCTTTTAGCTGATGCCACCGTTAAACCAGTGATTAACCAAATTGAGTTGCATCCACGCCTTACCCAGGAAGACGTTCGGGAGTTTTGTCAGAAAAACGAGATTCTCGTTGAAGCTTGGAGCCCGTTGATGCGCGGCAAAGTCTTTGATGATCCTGTCATCGAGTCATTAAGTAAAAAATATAATAAATCACCGGCGCAAATTATTTTGCGGTGGGATTTACAGAGTAACATTGTCACCATTCCAAAATCCGTTCATGAAGAACGCATCAAGCAAAATGCCGATATCTTTGATTTTGAGTTATCTCAAGAAGATATTGAACAAATTGATGCGCTCAATCGTGATGAACGCGTGGGTCCTGATCCAGATAACATGAGTTAA
- a CDS encoding NADP-dependent oxidoreductase, which produces MKAVVINQYGGRDKLMMARYPKPMPKADEVLIEMYATSINPIDWKVREGHLQERLKFAFPIILGWDAAGVISDVGSGVHDFEVGDRVFTRPPTTNRGTYAEYITAPADLVTKLPDKISFNEGASIPLVAQTAWQCLFDFADMKAGERVLIHGGAGGVGSMAIQIAKSYGAEVIATGSSESQDIIEQLGADQFINYRTQTFENDVDSVDIVLDTIGGETQSRSFDVLTSGGRLVSIAQPPDEKKAKSKGIKAGFVWLEPDGERLKRLAFMLEDDQLKPLIAKTFPFSEEGMQEAHHMSEEGHAKGKIIIEIRSET; this is translated from the coding sequence ATGAAAGCAGTCGTGATTAATCAATATGGCGGCAGGGACAAACTCATGATGGCACGTTATCCAAAGCCGATGCCGAAAGCTGATGAGGTATTAATTGAGATGTACGCCACATCCATTAATCCAATTGACTGGAAAGTGCGCGAAGGTCATTTACAAGAACGGCTCAAGTTTGCCTTTCCCATCATTTTAGGTTGGGATGCTGCGGGGGTTATTAGTGACGTCGGTTCGGGCGTTCATGACTTTGAAGTGGGTGACCGTGTTTTTACACGTCCACCGACAACGAACCGGGGAACATATGCTGAATATATTACCGCTCCTGCTGATCTGGTCACAAAATTACCTGATAAGATCAGTTTTAACGAAGGGGCCTCGATTCCGTTAGTTGCACAAACTGCGTGGCAATGTTTATTCGACTTTGCGGATATGAAGGCAGGGGAGCGTGTCTTGATTCACGGCGGCGCTGGCGGCGTGGGCAGTATGGCTATCCAAATTGCTAAAAGCTACGGTGCTGAAGTGATCGCCACAGGGAGCAGCGAAAGCCAAGATATCATTGAGCAACTTGGAGCCGATCAATTCATCAATTATCGGACGCAGACATTTGAAAATGACGTTGATTCGGTAGATATTGTGCTTGATACGATCGGCGGTGAAACCCAATCACGTAGCTTTGATGTGTTAACATCCGGCGGTCGTCTCGTCTCCATTGCCCAGCCGCCCGATGAGAAAAAAGCGAAGTCGAAAGGAATTAAGGCCGGTTTTGTCTGGCTTGAACCTGATGGAGAGCGACTCAAGCGCTTGGCTTTCATGCTGGAAGATGATCAGCTCAAACCTTTGATCGCCAAGACATTTCCTTTCTCTGAAGAGGGGATGCAGGAAGCCCATCACATGAGTGAGGAAGGGCATGCAAAAGGGAAAATTATCATTGAAATCAGATCGGAAACATAA
- a CDS encoding Hsp20/alpha crystallin family protein, with product MGEDKDYRLKKRDRSDFEGGLLNQIDEFFYNEPYRNILDSIDGFFRQHSRDTYIPVDLYENDKEWVVKAELPGIKKEDIHVDIVGERLKITVTNRHDVKKHNESNDYYRRERQYHRSERVVQLPYAANKRTSRARYQNGILDIRGPKRPPSEHTLDIE from the coding sequence ATGGGAGAAGATAAGGATTATCGCTTGAAAAAACGAGATAGATCAGACTTTGAGGGTGGTTTATTAAATCAAATTGATGAATTTTTCTATAATGAACCTTATCGAAATATTCTTGACTCCATTGACGGTTTTTTCAGGCAGCATTCACGGGATACCTATATTCCGGTGGATCTCTATGAAAATGACAAGGAATGGGTTGTTAAGGCCGAATTACCGGGCATCAAAAAAGAGGACATTCATGTTGATATTGTCGGTGAGCGACTAAAAATCACTGTAACGAACCGTCACGACGTCAAAAAACACAATGAAAGCAACGATTATTACCGGCGCGAACGGCAGTATCATCGCTCCGAGCGTGTCGTTCAGCTACCTTACGCGGCTAATAAACGGACATCCAGAGCGCGCTATCAAAACGGCATTTTAGACATCCGCGGCCCTAAACGGCCACCTTCTGAACACACATTGGACATAGAATAA
- the fni gene encoding type 2 isopentenyl-diphosphate Delta-isomerase: MKDEETQNRKAEHIDIAVEKDVNAKTMTTGFERYHFRHRALPEQNFKDIDLSAVFLGKSVVTPFVVSSMTGGTEKAGLINQRLAQAAEKRGWAIGTGSIRAALESEKVAYTYQIRPLAPSVPIFCNLGAVQLNAGYGPNECQRAVELMDADGLVLHLNSLQEVIQHEGDTDFAGLLSKINDLCKELEVPVGVKEVGWGIDGPTAKRLFTAGVSFIDVAGAGGTSWSEVEKSRTQDPVKARAAEAFSGWGIPTTTCIVDVCRRNPGRHVIASGGLRTGLDAAKAIALGAGQAAFGRSILKSAVVSEEALAETMAVKEMELKMAMFGIGATNLEDLQNTDRLIVQGEGKTKSPF, encoded by the coding sequence ATGAAAGATGAGGAAACACAGAATCGCAAAGCAGAACATATTGATATCGCAGTTGAAAAAGATGTTAACGCCAAGACAATGACAACGGGCTTTGAACGTTATCATTTTCGCCACAGAGCCTTACCTGAACAAAACTTTAAAGACATTGATCTCTCAGCTGTCTTTCTTGGTAAATCAGTGGTAACCCCTTTTGTTGTCAGCTCTATGACGGGTGGCACCGAGAAAGCTGGATTAATTAATCAACGGTTGGCACAGGCAGCAGAAAAAAGAGGCTGGGCAATTGGCACAGGATCGATTCGGGCGGCACTTGAATCAGAGAAGGTCGCCTATACCTATCAAATCCGGCCATTAGCACCTAGCGTCCCCATCTTCTGTAATCTTGGCGCTGTTCAATTGAACGCGGGCTATGGCCCCAATGAATGCCAGAGAGCTGTTGAATTGATGGATGCAGATGGATTGGTATTGCACTTGAACAGTCTGCAGGAAGTCATTCAACACGAGGGGGACACAGATTTTGCTGGATTGTTAAGTAAAATTAATGATCTATGCAAAGAGCTAGAGGTGCCTGTCGGTGTTAAGGAAGTTGGCTGGGGCATTGACGGGCCAACGGCCAAGCGTCTATTCACGGCTGGTGTTAGTTTTATAGATGTCGCCGGAGCAGGTGGTACGTCGTGGTCCGAAGTTGAAAAAAGCCGGACACAAGATCCTGTCAAAGCGCGTGCCGCTGAGGCCTTTTCGGGATGGGGGATACCGACGACAACTTGTATCGTTGATGTCTGTCGCCGTAATCCGGGGAGGCATGTGATTGCGAGCGGTGGATTGCGAACAGGTCTTGATGCAGCCAAAGCGATTGCCTTAGGAGCCGGTCAAGCGGCGTTTGGACGATCCATTTTAAAATCGGCCGTTGTGTCGGAAGAAGCTTTAGCTGAGACCATGGCTGTGAAGGAGATGGAATTGAAAATGGCGATGTTCGGCATCGGCGCCACCAACCTTGAAGATCTGCAGAACACGGATCGATTGATTGTCCAAGGTGAAGGGAAGACAAAATCACCTTTCTAG
- a CDS encoding NAD(P)-dependent oxidoreductase, whose protein sequence is MTVDHQPIIGFIGTGVMGQGMVSNLLQNGYQVNVYNRTRSKAEPLIEKGAIWRDTPQEVAENVDVTITIVGYPDDVEAVYLEDGILDAAAEGSIVIDMTTSSPQLAESIAEAARKKGIAALDAPVSGGDVGARNGKLSIMVGGDAEVYEACLPIFQAMGENIVHQGPAGAGQHTKMANQIKIASNMIGVCEAMAYAEKAGLDPDTVLQSISSGAAGSWSLSNLAPKMINNDYAPGFYVKHFIKDMTIALNSAEKMGLLTPGLSLAKRLYEELAESGEGDSGTQALYKKYKEQMHTV, encoded by the coding sequence ATGACAGTGGATCATCAACCCATTATTGGTTTTATTGGCACAGGCGTTATGGGCCAAGGTATGGTTTCGAATTTGTTGCAAAATGGCTATCAAGTCAATGTCTATAACCGCACACGGTCAAAGGCTGAACCGCTTATAGAAAAAGGAGCAATCTGGCGTGATACCCCACAAGAAGTGGCGGAAAATGTGGATGTCACGATTACAATTGTCGGTTATCCAGACGATGTTGAAGCCGTTTACCTTGAGGATGGCATTCTTGATGCAGCGGCAGAAGGGTCCATTGTAATCGATATGACGACATCATCGCCTCAATTAGCGGAAAGCATCGCTGAAGCGGCTCGAAAGAAAGGGATTGCGGCGTTAGATGCACCCGTTTCCGGAGGTGATGTCGGTGCGAGAAATGGGAAGCTGTCCATTATGGTTGGCGGTGACGCTGAAGTGTATGAAGCATGCCTTCCGATCTTCCAAGCAATGGGCGAGAATATTGTTCACCAAGGCCCTGCTGGAGCTGGCCAGCATACGAAAATGGCCAATCAAATCAAGATCGCCTCTAATATGATCGGGGTTTGTGAAGCGATGGCTTATGCTGAAAAGGCAGGTCTTGACCCTGATACCGTATTACAAAGCATCAGCTCAGGAGCAGCTGGCAGTTGGTCGCTATCAAATCTTGCGCCGAAAATGATCAATAATGATTATGCGCCGGGTTTTTATGTGAAACATTTTATTAAAGATATGACGATTGCGTTAAATAGCGCAGAGAAAATGGGATTGCTTACTCCCGGCCTTTCCTTGGCAAAACGATTATACGAGGAACTCGCTGAATCAGGTGAAGGTGACAGCGGCACCCAAGCATTATACAAGAAATATAAAGAGCAAATGCACACCGTCTAG
- the fdhD gene encoding formate dehydrogenase accessory sulfurtransferase FdhD — protein MDESGITQWSIQKYHATDVTDQLDWVVEESPVTVIVNGEAFATLLCSPTHLPELVTGFLASEGVIQSATEIETITFNDAQGFAYVALSKPLPDVIDYSKRVVGSCCGKSRQFYFQNDAKTAKTIMRSTNVSVQTCYALMAQLQKRSETFALTGGMHNAALAVEDHLKVVRADIGRHNALDKIYGYLLNHNLRRHQAVIVFSGRISSEVLLKISKMGIGMIISKSAPSHLALKLADDLNITIVGFVRDHKLNVYTHQERINVSSKG, from the coding sequence ATGGATGAATCGGGTATCACGCAGTGGTCCATTCAAAAATATCACGCAACGGATGTCACTGATCAGCTGGATTGGGTTGTGGAAGAATCACCGGTGACGGTCATTGTTAACGGTGAAGCATTTGCCACTTTATTGTGCTCGCCGACACATTTGCCGGAACTGGTCACGGGTTTTTTGGCGTCGGAAGGTGTGATTCAGTCAGCTACGGAGATTGAGACGATCACTTTTAATGACGCCCAAGGATTTGCGTATGTTGCGCTCAGCAAACCGCTTCCGGATGTGATTGATTATTCCAAACGTGTGGTAGGGTCTTGTTGTGGGAAGAGCCGCCAATTTTACTTTCAAAATGACGCTAAGACTGCTAAAACAATCATGAGATCGACAAATGTTTCTGTGCAAACGTGTTACGCTTTGATGGCTCAACTACAGAAGCGATCGGAGACGTTTGCCTTAACCGGTGGTATGCACAACGCTGCTTTAGCCGTAGAAGACCATCTTAAGGTGGTTCGTGCTGATATTGGGCGCCATAACGCACTCGATAAAATCTATGGGTATTTATTAAATCACAACCTCCGCCGCCACCAAGCGGTTATTGTATTCAGCGGTCGAATCTCCTCGGAGGTATTATTGAAAATTTCCAAAATGGGGATTGGGATGATCATTTCAAAGTCCGCCCCCAGCCATTTGGCACTAAAATTGGCTGATGACTTAAATATTACGATTGTTGGTTTCGTGCGTGATCATAAGCTTAATGTCTATACACATCAAGAACGGATCAACGTTTCGTCTAAAGGATGA